Proteins encoded by one window of Acidipropionibacterium virtanenii:
- a CDS encoding response regulator transcription factor, protein MRVLLADDQKLVRTGFRLILSVEPDIEVVGEAADGRQAVDAVARLKPDLVLMDVQMPILDGIAATREITASGAAKVVVLTTFDRDDYLFDALAAGASGFMLKNADADSLVAGLRQVHEGYALLAPEVTRRVIESRMGRAGATASDPRLELLTPREREVVEQVAHGQSNAEIAAALFVSEATVKTHISNTLTKLDLRDRVQLVAFAYETGLIRVGET, encoded by the coding sequence ATGAGAGTGCTGCTGGCCGACGACCAGAAACTGGTGCGCACCGGCTTTCGTCTCATTCTGTCGGTGGAACCCGACATCGAGGTCGTGGGGGAGGCCGCCGACGGGCGCCAGGCCGTTGACGCCGTGGCACGGCTGAAACCCGACCTGGTGCTCATGGACGTCCAGATGCCGATCCTTGACGGGATCGCCGCGACACGTGAGATCACCGCCTCCGGCGCCGCCAAGGTCGTCGTGCTCACCACCTTCGACCGCGACGACTACCTCTTCGACGCGCTGGCCGCCGGGGCGAGCGGATTCATGCTCAAGAATGCCGACGCCGACTCCCTGGTCGCCGGTCTGCGGCAGGTTCATGAGGGCTACGCCCTTCTGGCGCCCGAGGTCACCCGGCGGGTCATCGAGTCACGGATGGGCAGGGCCGGGGCCACGGCGTCCGATCCCCGCCTCGAACTGCTCACTCCCCGTGAACGCGAGGTGGTGGAGCAGGTGGCCCACGGGCAGTCCAACGCCGAGATCGCCGCCGCGCTGTTCGTCTCCGAGGCCACCGTCAAGACCCACATCTCCAACACCCTCACCAAACTCGACCTGCGCGATCGCGTGCAGCTGGTCGCCTTCGCCTACGAGACGGGCCTCATCCGTGTGGGGGAGACCTGA
- a CDS encoding sensor histidine kinase, with the protein MASLTDLLDLDDPWERPAPVRSIIRTPLIGWVNGADLMVGLISIPLQLGMLWVMDGLTPYDRSTWAWRWAAILTLALVLCLRRRFPMTMGCLATAHLLIGGVTAPEIVTNYVSQIFYFICFHTTVAWGRSRRAAWGVIAGVVVILLGWVAVVFSRANALAGILKNLNPTATADVEAYARVVILEVVVNIAFALGAGAMGQIAWRGARDLDRSREQAGTIADQESQLADRAVVAERLRIAREIHDSVAHHVSVIGIQAAGARRALEAAPDLAREALGTVEDESRLAVSEMHSLLGSLRSAGEPDPSVQPGLESLEELCAQHRRTAVTLTVVGDRRRVPAPVALSTYRIVQEALNNVDKHSLAAHAHAAVRIAADVIEIEVTDDGRGAAGPRARGTDSIGGPRARGTGVGLIGMRERTAAHGGTLASGPRATVGWRVLARLPLSRARAGTDSSGTVTSGTVSSDAGRKDRP; encoded by the coding sequence ATGGCCTCCCTCACCGATCTGCTGGATCTGGACGACCCGTGGGAGCGACCCGCGCCCGTCCGGTCGATCATCCGGACGCCACTGATCGGCTGGGTGAACGGGGCCGACCTGATGGTCGGCCTGATCTCGATCCCCCTCCAGCTCGGCATGCTGTGGGTGATGGACGGCCTGACTCCCTATGACCGCTCCACCTGGGCATGGCGATGGGCGGCGATCCTCACGCTGGCCCTCGTCCTGTGCCTGCGAAGGCGCTTCCCGATGACCATGGGATGCCTGGCCACCGCCCACCTGCTCATCGGTGGCGTGACGGCCCCCGAGATCGTCACGAACTACGTGTCGCAGATCTTCTACTTCATCTGCTTCCACACCACGGTCGCCTGGGGGAGGAGCCGGCGGGCCGCATGGGGAGTGATCGCCGGGGTTGTCGTGATCCTCCTCGGCTGGGTCGCGGTGGTCTTCTCCAGGGCCAATGCCCTGGCGGGCATTCTCAAGAACCTCAACCCGACTGCGACTGCGGACGTCGAGGCCTATGCCCGGGTCGTCATTCTGGAGGTGGTGGTCAACATCGCCTTCGCGCTCGGGGCCGGGGCCATGGGTCAGATCGCCTGGCGCGGGGCCCGCGACCTGGACCGTAGCCGCGAGCAGGCCGGGACCATCGCCGACCAGGAGTCGCAACTCGCCGATCGCGCCGTGGTGGCCGAGCGGCTGCGGATCGCACGGGAGATCCACGACTCGGTGGCACATCACGTATCGGTGATCGGCATCCAGGCCGCCGGTGCCAGACGGGCTCTGGAGGCCGCGCCCGATCTGGCCCGCGAGGCCCTGGGCACGGTCGAGGACGAATCGCGGCTCGCGGTGAGCGAGATGCACTCGCTGCTCGGATCGCTGCGCTCCGCCGGAGAGCCCGATCCCTCCGTCCAGCCGGGACTGGAGAGTCTGGAGGAGCTGTGCGCCCAGCATCGCCGGACCGCCGTCACGCTGACTGTGGTGGGGGACCGGCGCCGGGTGCCCGCACCGGTGGCGCTGAGCACCTACCGGATCGTCCAGGAGGCCCTCAACAACGTCGACAAGCACTCCCTGGCGGCCCACGCGCATGCGGCGGTGCGGATCGCCGCCGACGTCATCGAGATCGAGGTGACCGACGACGGACGGGGAGCCGCCGGGCCGCGGGCCCGCGGCACGGATTCGATTGGCGGGCCGCGGGCCCGCGGCACCGGGGTGGGACTGATCGGCATGCGGGAGAGGACCGCCGCCCACGGCGGCACCCTGGCCTCGGGGCCGCGCGCCACCGTGGGATGGCGGGTACTGGCCAGACTGCCGTTGAGCCGGGCGCGGGCGGGCACGGATTCGTCTGGCACTGTGACATCGGGCACTGTGTCATCGGATGCGGGGAGGAAGGATCGGCCATGA
- the tgt gene encoding tRNA guanosine(34) transglycosylase Tgt: MPFGFDVTSTLGNGLGRTGVIRTPHGDIETPAFIVVGTKASVKAVLPESVAQLGAQAVLANAYHLFLQPGPDLVDEAGGLGRFMNWPGPTFTDSGGFQVLSLGAGFKKTLAMDVSQLTPADVIAADADRKAMVDDDGVTFRSPLNGDLHRFTPEVSMGIQHRLGADVMFAFDELTTLMNTRPYQEEALERTRRWAARCLAEHRRLTEARPGRPYQALFGVIQGAQFEDLRRTACRDLARMEAGGRGFDGFGIGGAIEKKNLGRIVGWCASELPDDRPRHLLGISEPDDLFAACRAGADTFDCVNPSRVARNAAIYTAEGRYNVNTAPFRRDFGPLEDGCDCYTCTHYSRAYLHHLFKAKELLANTLATIHNERWTVRLVDDIRAAMRAGELDGFEAEFMGRWNANGGRLVRRAPAQN, translated from the coding sequence ATGCCCTTCGGATTCGACGTCACCTCCACCCTCGGCAACGGTCTCGGAAGGACGGGCGTCATCCGCACCCCCCACGGCGACATCGAGACCCCCGCCTTCATCGTGGTGGGCACCAAGGCCAGCGTGAAGGCCGTGCTGCCCGAGTCCGTCGCCCAGCTCGGCGCCCAGGCGGTGCTGGCCAACGCCTACCACCTCTTCCTCCAGCCCGGTCCCGACCTCGTCGACGAGGCCGGCGGCCTGGGCCGGTTCATGAACTGGCCCGGCCCCACCTTCACCGACTCCGGCGGCTTCCAGGTGCTCAGCCTGGGCGCCGGGTTCAAGAAGACCCTCGCCATGGACGTCTCGCAGCTGACGCCCGCCGACGTCATCGCCGCCGACGCCGACCGCAAGGCGATGGTCGACGACGACGGGGTGACCTTCCGCAGCCCGCTCAACGGTGACCTGCACCGCTTCACACCCGAGGTCTCGATGGGCATCCAGCATCGCCTGGGTGCCGACGTCATGTTCGCCTTCGACGAGCTGACCACCCTGATGAACACCCGCCCCTACCAGGAGGAGGCCCTGGAGCGCACCCGGCGCTGGGCGGCCCGCTGCCTGGCCGAGCACCGCCGTCTCACCGAGGCCCGTCCCGGCAGGCCCTACCAGGCCCTGTTCGGGGTGATCCAGGGAGCCCAGTTCGAGGACCTGCGGCGCACGGCCTGCCGGGACCTGGCGCGGATGGAGGCCGGGGGCCGGGGCTTCGACGGGTTCGGGATCGGCGGGGCCATCGAGAAGAAGAACCTCGGACGGATCGTCGGCTGGTGCGCCTCGGAGCTGCCCGACGACCGGCCCCGCCACCTGCTGGGCATCTCCGAACCCGACGACCTGTTCGCCGCCTGCCGGGCCGGTGCCGACACCTTCGACTGCGTCAATCCCTCGCGGGTGGCCCGCAATGCCGCGATCTACACCGCCGAGGGGCGCTACAACGTCAACACCGCGCCCTTCCGCCGCGACTTCGGACCGCTGGAGGACGGCTGCGACTGCTACACCTGTACCCACTACTCCCGGGCCTATCTGCACCACCTGTTCAAGGCGAAGGAGCTGCTCGCCAACACCCTGGCCACCATCCACAACGAGCGCTGGACCGTGCGCCTGGTCGACGACATCCGCGCCGCCATGCGCGCCGGGGAGTTGGACGGTTTCGAGGCCGAGTTCATGGGCCGCTGGAACGCCAACGGGGGAAGACTGGTGAGGCGCGCTCCTGCACAGAATTGA
- a CDS encoding EamA family transporter yields MVCAVPGVVYMLAAMLSVQFGGAFAATLIPEIGPVGTVALRLTIATIILVPFARPGLHDRRTGRLHTRSDWLRVVAFAATLGVMNTSFYFSLRTLPIGVAVTIEFIGPMTMAALGSRSWRDGLAVLLAGAGVVGVSGALDADWSQVSLPGIGFALGAGAAWALYAKASQAVGARWESLRGLTWAMMICSVVILPFGIAEAGTQLIRPRHLLVGAVVALMSSALPYSLEMYALRRLSTKAYGILTGGEPAVAALAGLLVLGQGLHPLQIAGMICVISASVLILGRDSHHHPTRAAAT; encoded by the coding sequence ATGGTCTGTGCCGTGCCAGGTGTCGTCTACATGCTCGCCGCAATGCTCTCAGTCCAGTTCGGCGGCGCCTTCGCGGCCACCCTCATTCCCGAGATCGGGCCGGTGGGCACGGTGGCGCTGCGGCTGACGATCGCCACGATCATCCTTGTGCCCTTCGCCCGGCCCGGCCTCCACGACCGGCGCACCGGGCGCCTGCACACCAGATCGGACTGGCTGCGCGTGGTCGCTTTCGCCGCCACCCTCGGGGTGATGAACACCAGCTTCTACTTCAGCCTGCGCACCCTGCCCATCGGGGTCGCGGTGACCATCGAGTTCATCGGGCCGATGACGATGGCGGCACTGGGATCACGTTCCTGGCGCGACGGGCTGGCGGTGCTGCTGGCCGGCGCCGGAGTGGTCGGGGTCTCCGGGGCCCTGGACGCCGACTGGTCGCAGGTGAGCCTTCCGGGGATCGGCTTCGCACTGGGAGCGGGTGCCGCCTGGGCCCTCTACGCCAAGGCCTCCCAGGCGGTGGGCGCCCGATGGGAGTCACTGCGGGGTCTCACCTGGGCGATGATGATCTGCTCGGTGGTGATCCTGCCCTTCGGCATCGCCGAAGCCGGTACACAGCTCATCCGGCCCCGCCACCTGCTGGTCGGGGCGGTAGTGGCGCTGATGTCCTCGGCGCTGCCCTACAGCCTGGAGATGTACGCGCTGCGCCGACTGTCGACGAAGGCCTACGGCATCCTCACCGGAGGGGAGCCGGCCGTGGCCGCCCTCGCGGGGCTGCTGGTGCTGGGCCAAGGGCTTCACCCGCTCCAGATCGCCGGGATGATCTGCGTCATCTCCGCCTCCGTCCTCATCCTGGGGCGGGACAGCCACCACCATCCCACCCGGGCCGCCGCCACCTGA
- a CDS encoding UDP-N-acetylglucosamine pyrophosphorylase, with product MELRPRGLDKVEALIAKGVTIPNPWTVDLDEEVNVDRISGDGVIIHPGCRIRGSRTVISAGCRLGAETPMTIDNCHLGRGVDLAGGYAQGAVFLAGASMASGAHVRAGTLLEEQAGGAHTVGLKQTILFPFVTLGSLINFCDLLMAGGTSRRDHSEVGSSYIHFNFTPDGDKTTASMFGDVPRGVLLDRPPIFLGGQGGTVGPVSTGFGTVVGAGSVLRDDVVEDGQLVLPPAPHEVHRPVTPASYRRLTRILAHNVAYVANLSALESWYRQIRRLFFSREEFGPQILAGALVNLEDVRAERIKRLRALVRRLRPTDEGRAQLIERIDDVVEALAAVDGPAPAAVVRTMGAAADEGVDYLDAVQGLTGDQRTAVTEWLSGIVEAQQQSVAETLPAVDLDF from the coding sequence ATGGAACTCAGGCCCCGTGGCCTCGACAAGGTCGAGGCCCTCATCGCCAAAGGGGTCACGATCCCCAACCCGTGGACGGTCGATCTCGACGAGGAGGTCAACGTCGACCGGATCAGCGGCGACGGCGTCATCATCCACCCCGGATGCCGGATCCGTGGATCCAGGACGGTGATCTCCGCCGGCTGCCGGCTCGGCGCGGAGACCCCCATGACCATCGACAACTGCCATCTCGGACGCGGGGTGGATCTGGCGGGCGGGTACGCCCAGGGGGCCGTCTTCCTGGCCGGGGCCTCGATGGCCTCGGGCGCCCACGTGCGCGCCGGCACTCTCCTGGAGGAGCAGGCCGGCGGAGCCCATACCGTCGGCCTCAAGCAGACCATCCTCTTCCCCTTCGTCACCCTGGGCAGCCTCATCAACTTCTGCGACCTGCTGATGGCCGGCGGCACCTCCCGCCGTGATCATTCCGAGGTGGGCTCCTCCTACATCCACTTCAACTTCACCCCCGACGGCGACAAGACCACCGCCTCCATGTTCGGCGATGTCCCCCGCGGTGTGCTGCTGGACCGCCCACCGATCTTCCTCGGTGGTCAGGGCGGCACCGTGGGACCGGTCTCCACGGGTTTCGGCACCGTGGTGGGAGCCGGCTCGGTGCTGCGTGACGACGTCGTCGAGGACGGCCAGCTCGTACTGCCCCCCGCCCCCCACGAGGTGCACCGGCCGGTGACTCCGGCGTCGTACCGGCGCCTGACCCGCATCCTCGCGCACAACGTCGCCTACGTGGCCAACCTGTCGGCCCTGGAGTCCTGGTACCGCCAGATCCGCCGGCTCTTCTTCTCCCGCGAGGAGTTCGGCCCGCAGATCCTCGCAGGCGCCCTGGTGAACCTGGAGGACGTCCGCGCCGAGCGGATCAAGCGGCTGCGGGCCCTGGTGCGCCGGCTGCGACCCACCGACGAGGGACGGGCCCAGCTCATCGAGCGGATCGACGACGTCGTGGAGGCCCTCGCGGCGGTCGACGGCCCCGCCCCCGCCGCGGTGGTGCGCACCATGGGCGCGGCGGCCGATGAGGGCGTCGACTACCTGGACGCCGTTCAGGGCCTCACCGGCGATCAGCGCACCGCCGTCACGGAATGGCTCAGCGGCATCGTGGAGGCCCAGCAGCAGAGTGTGGCCGAGACCCTGCCCGCGGTGGACCTGGACTTCTGA
- a CDS encoding RecQ family ATP-dependent DNA helicase: protein MSDLRSQGLEILRRLTGRQDADFHPGQWEAIEALVAGHRRALVVERTGWGKSAVYFVASLLQRRAGFGPTLIVSPLLALMRDQVAAAERAGVRAAAISSANVTEWDEIRGRLAADSVDVLLVSPERLVNPRFAAEQLPELVERMGMLVIDEAHCISDWGHDFRPDYRRIRDLVAALPPGVPVLATTATANSRVVTDVAEQIAPASAHRDGSADDDVFVLRGPLARDSLRLGVLTLARPELRLAWLCEHLAGLQGSGIIYCLTISAAEDTARALVEAGHQVRAYTGRTDAEERTELEAALKDNRVKALVATSALGMGFDKPDLGFVVHLGAPSSPVAYYQQVGRAGRATDSADVLLLPGPEDRDIWRYFATSSMPSQERADAVLAALAEGATLSTPALEARVDIRRNPLELLLKVLAVDGAVERVSGGWRATGRPWVYDAERYGRIAAARRSEQDAMEHYERLDSCRMAFLTSQLDDPGSAACGRCDACAGPWYPTDVDPDQRARAQVTLDRVGVPVEPRRSWPSGLDRLGVALKGRIPPAEQAAEGRVIARLSDLGWGGPLRDLFRTDDQGIPLDAEVPGPLAGACLRVLSDWDWDLRPAGVVAIPSVGRPGLVGSLARGIARAGRLEYLGALDLAPGSGRLDPRVNSAFRVRDVCDRFRVGEDLAAGLTRLDGAPVLLVDDLVTSRWTMAVAARLLRRSGAGTVLPFALGLSG from the coding sequence ATGAGTGATCTGAGGAGCCAGGGACTGGAGATCCTGCGCCGTCTCACCGGCCGCCAGGACGCCGATTTCCATCCCGGCCAGTGGGAGGCGATCGAGGCCCTGGTCGCCGGGCATCGCCGCGCACTGGTGGTCGAGCGCACCGGCTGGGGCAAGTCGGCGGTCTATTTCGTCGCCTCCCTGCTCCAACGGCGGGCCGGCTTCGGGCCGACGCTCATCGTCTCCCCACTGCTGGCCCTGATGCGCGATCAGGTGGCCGCCGCCGAACGCGCGGGGGTGAGGGCCGCGGCGATCTCCAGCGCCAACGTCACCGAGTGGGACGAGATCCGCGGGCGGCTGGCCGCCGACTCGGTCGATGTGCTGCTGGTCTCCCCCGAGCGGCTGGTCAATCCCCGGTTCGCCGCCGAGCAGCTGCCCGAGCTGGTGGAGCGGATGGGCATGCTCGTCATCGATGAGGCCCACTGCATCTCGGACTGGGGCCATGACTTCCGGCCCGACTACCGCCGGATCCGCGATCTGGTCGCAGCGCTGCCACCGGGGGTGCCGGTGCTGGCGACCACCGCCACCGCCAATTCCCGGGTGGTGACCGACGTCGCCGAGCAGATCGCCCCGGCCTCCGCGCACCGCGACGGCAGCGCCGATGACGACGTCTTCGTGCTGCGCGGCCCCCTGGCGCGGGACTCGCTGCGGCTCGGGGTGCTCACCCTGGCCCGCCCGGAGTTGAGGCTGGCGTGGTTGTGCGAGCACCTGGCCGGGCTCCAGGGCTCGGGGATCATCTACTGCCTCACCATCTCCGCGGCCGAGGACACGGCCCGCGCGCTGGTCGAGGCGGGCCACCAGGTGCGGGCCTACACCGGGCGGACCGACGCCGAGGAGCGCACCGAGCTGGAGGCCGCCCTCAAGGACAACCGGGTGAAGGCGCTGGTGGCCACCAGCGCCCTGGGCATGGGCTTCGACAAGCCCGATCTCGGCTTCGTGGTCCACCTGGGAGCGCCGAGCTCCCCGGTCGCCTACTACCAGCAGGTGGGTCGCGCGGGGCGGGCCACCGACTCCGCGGACGTCCTGCTGCTGCCCGGGCCCGAGGATCGCGACATCTGGCGGTACTTCGCCACCTCCTCGATGCCCTCCCAGGAACGTGCCGACGCCGTGCTGGCGGCCCTGGCCGAGGGCGCGACGCTGTCCACCCCGGCCCTGGAGGCCCGGGTGGACATCCGGCGCAACCCCCTGGAGCTGCTGCTCAAGGTCCTGGCGGTCGACGGCGCCGTGGAGCGGGTGAGCGGGGGCTGGCGGGCCACCGGACGGCCCTGGGTCTACGACGCCGAGCGCTACGGGCGGATCGCAGCGGCCAGGAGATCCGAGCAGGACGCCATGGAGCATTACGAGCGCCTGGACTCGTGCCGGATGGCCTTCCTCACCTCCCAGCTCGACGATCCGGGCTCGGCGGCCTGCGGACGGTGCGACGCCTGCGCGGGACCGTGGTACCCCACCGACGTGGACCCGGACCAGCGAGCCCGCGCACAGGTCACCCTGGACCGGGTCGGGGTGCCGGTGGAGCCCAGGCGCAGCTGGCCCAGCGGCCTGGACCGTCTCGGCGTGGCCCTGAAGGGGAGGATCCCACCCGCGGAGCAGGCGGCCGAAGGGCGGGTCATCGCCCGCCTCTCGGATCTGGGCTGGGGCGGACCGCTGCGCGACCTGTTCCGCACCGACGACCAGGGAATCCCTCTCGACGCCGAGGTGCCGGGCCCGCTGGCCGGCGCATGCCTGCGGGTCCTGTCGGACTGGGACTGGGACCTGCGGCCGGCCGGGGTGGTCGCCATCCCGTCGGTCGGCCGTCCCGGTCTCGTGGGATCCCTGGCCCGGGGCATCGCCAGGGCCGGCAGGCTGGAATACCTGGGAGCCCTGGACCTGGCGCCCGGATCGGGCCGGCTGGATCCCCGGGTGAACTCGGCCTTCCGGGTCCGCGATGTGTGCGACCGGTTCCGGGTCGGCGAGGATCTCGCGGCCGGGCTGACCCGCCTGGACGGCGCTCCCGTGCTCCTGGTCGACGATCTGGTCACCAGCCGGTGGACGATGGCCGTCGCCGCACGGCTGCTGCGCCGAAGCGGTGCAGGAACCGTCCTGCCGTTCGCCCTGGGGCTGTCCGGCTAG
- a CDS encoding DoxX family protein — protein sequence MSVLKFIARSALAATFINGGIGEFRNAEHMAPAVDGAKEKLPASVRSLADSADSASLVKLDGAVMTAAGAALALGIKPRCAAAVLAAQMIPVTIVGHPFWEAEPEARQGQQIHFFKNLSLAGGLLCIALGGAGKKNQ from the coding sequence ATGTCTGTGCTGAAGTTCATCGCCCGGTCCGCACTGGCCGCCACATTCATCAACGGCGGCATCGGCGAGTTCAGGAATGCCGAACACATGGCACCCGCCGTCGACGGCGCCAAGGAGAAGCTGCCCGCGTCGGTCCGGAGCCTGGCCGACTCCGCGGACTCCGCGTCACTGGTCAAGCTCGACGGAGCCGTGATGACCGCCGCCGGCGCGGCCCTGGCGCTCGGCATCAAGCCCCGCTGCGCAGCCGCTGTCCTGGCGGCCCAGATGATTCCGGTCACGATCGTCGGCCATCCCTTCTGGGAGGCCGAGCCAGAGGCCAGACAGGGGCAGCAGATCCACTTCTTCAAGAACCTGAGCCTGGCCGGGGGCCTTCTGTGCATCGCCCTGGGCGGCGCCGGCAAGAAGAACCAGTAG
- a CDS encoding PTS mannitol transporter subunit IICBA → MSLPDASVNKNLEGRGVRASVQRFGGFLAGMIMPNIGAFIAWGLITAFFIPAGWFPNSELAKLGDPMLTYLLPLLIAYTGGTTVNGRRGGVIGAIAVMGVIVGADIPMLLGAMIMGPLAAWLLKQLDKLLEGHIPSGFEMLIDTFSIGILGMLLALLGHVGIGPIVTTLMGWLASGVAFLIRHSLLPLASIFVEPAKVLFLNNAINHGILTPLGIEQSKAAGKSILFMVESNPGPGLGLLLAYLVFGARKIKESVPGALIIHLFGGIHEIFFPYVLMKPKVILATIAGAMSGLLVATWTGAGLVGPPAPGSIIAWFLMTPRGAYLPMILDFLTATVVSFVIAALLIRPDRKKDEAADLGGVSTTTATAGAASAPATAVSAGGALDGNLITKVIVACDAGMGSSVMVASSMKKKLAPYGVEVGHTPVNDIPPDTTLVLTQDGLVDRVQKMVPNAQVVPFTNYMGDPAFERVEQAVKAAHSGAAAPAAAPEAAPAPRTASFGGGVLTAEGIRLGLHAADKDDAIRQAGQVLVDVGAADPAYIDGMLAREEQISTYMGEGVSIPHGVNEARVHIKKAGLGFLQFPEGVDWNGNICYVAIPIASTSDEHLEIMASLARVLADTATAEQLRNASTPEEVLELLAPEQG, encoded by the coding sequence ATGTCCTTACCTGACGCGAGCGTCAACAAGAATCTCGAAGGCCGAGGTGTCAGGGCCTCGGTCCAGCGCTTCGGCGGGTTCCTGGCCGGCATGATCATGCCGAATATCGGCGCGTTCATCGCATGGGGCCTCATCACAGCCTTCTTCATCCCCGCGGGCTGGTTCCCCAACTCCGAACTCGCCAAGCTCGGCGATCCGATGCTCACCTACCTGCTGCCCCTGCTCATCGCATACACCGGCGGCACGACCGTCAACGGTCGGCGCGGCGGCGTCATCGGCGCGATCGCCGTGATGGGCGTGATCGTCGGTGCCGACATCCCGATGCTGCTGGGCGCCATGATCATGGGCCCGCTGGCGGCCTGGCTGCTAAAGCAGCTGGACAAGCTGCTGGAGGGGCACATCCCCTCGGGCTTCGAGATGCTCATCGACACCTTCTCGATCGGCATCCTCGGCATGCTGCTGGCCCTGCTGGGCCATGTCGGCATCGGGCCCATCGTCACCACTCTGATGGGCTGGCTGGCCTCGGGCGTGGCCTTCCTGATCCGCCACAGCCTGCTGCCACTGGCCTCGATCTTCGTCGAGCCGGCGAAGGTGCTGTTCCTCAACAACGCCATCAACCACGGCATCCTCACCCCGTTGGGCATCGAGCAGTCCAAGGCCGCCGGCAAGTCCATCCTGTTCATGGTCGAGTCGAACCCCGGCCCCGGCCTCGGGCTTCTGCTGGCCTACCTGGTGTTCGGCGCCCGCAAGATCAAGGAGTCGGTGCCCGGCGCGCTCATCATCCACCTGTTCGGCGGCATCCACGAGATCTTCTTCCCCTACGTGCTGATGAAGCCGAAGGTCATCCTGGCCACCATCGCCGGTGCCATGAGCGGTCTCCTGGTCGCCACCTGGACCGGTGCGGGTCTGGTCGGACCGCCCGCCCCGGGATCGATCATCGCCTGGTTCCTGATGACCCCCAGGGGCGCGTACCTTCCGATGATCCTCGACTTCCTCACCGCCACGGTGGTGTCCTTCGTCATCGCGGCCCTGCTCATCAGACCCGACCGCAAGAAGGACGAGGCGGCCGACCTGGGCGGCGTCTCCACGACGACCGCCACCGCCGGTGCGGCCTCGGCGCCCGCGACCGCGGTCTCCGCCGGCGGTGCCCTGGACGGCAACCTCATCACCAAGGTCATCGTGGCCTGCGACGCCGGGATGGGCTCCTCGGTGATGGTGGCCTCGTCCATGAAGAAGAAGCTGGCTCCCTACGGGGTCGAGGTGGGTCACACCCCGGTCAACGACATCCCGCCCGACACCACCCTGGTGCTCACCCAGGACGGCCTGGTTGACCGCGTCCAGAAGATGGTGCCCAACGCCCAGGTAGTGCCTTTCACCAACTACATGGGCGACCCGGCCTTCGAGCGGGTGGAGCAGGCCGTCAAGGCCGCCCACAGTGGCGCCGCGGCTCCCGCTGCCGCTCCTGAGGCCGCGCCGGCCCCCAGAACGGCCAGCTTCGGCGGCGGTGTGCTGACTGCCGAGGGAATCCGGCTGGGGCTGCACGCCGCGGACAAGGATGACGCGATCCGTCAGGCCGGTCAGGTGCTCGTCGACGTGGGCGCTGCCGATCCGGCCTACATCGACGGCATGCTCGCCCGGGAGGAGCAGATCTCCACCTACATGGGCGAGGGCGTCTCGATCCCGCACGGGGTCAATGAGGCTCGCGTCCACATCAAGAAGGCCGGTCTGGGATTCCTTCAGTTCCCCGAGGGCGTCGACTGGAACGGCAACATCTGCTACGTGGCGATCCCGATCGCCTCCACGTCCGACGAGCATCTGGAGATCATGGCCTCCCTGGCCCGGGTCCTCGCCGACACGGCGACCGCCGAGCAGCTGCGCAACGCCTCCACTCCGGAGGAGGTGCTGGAGCTCCTGGCACCCGAACAGGGCTGA